Proteins encoded together in one Gammaproteobacteria bacterium window:
- a CDS encoding outer membrane beta-barrel protein, which translates to MKIKYLLLITTLLASGPALAEMPRMYFGLAGGVGNVHLDNNTGYFANNTLDYNVYKAKIGLDILPYLGVELHGGVRDGEGDKTLRSFYGAFVRGNLPFKDVNVYALAGGGYLTSHFIKKGSDSVNDNLSTVAYGAGIELFGAPNTAVSLEWVRYNQGKIKEVNGISLPTKVDSSFDTWTIGFVHHFGAPRFR; encoded by the coding sequence ATGAAAATCAAATACCTGCTGCTGATCACCACCCTGTTGGCTTCCGGTCCGGCGCTCGCCGAAATGCCGCGCATGTATTTCGGCCTCGCAGGGGGCGTGGGCAATGTCCACCTGGACAACAACACGGGCTATTTCGCCAATAACACGCTCGATTACAACGTCTACAAGGCCAAAATCGGCCTGGACATCCTGCCCTACCTGGGCGTGGAACTGCACGGCGGTGTACGCGACGGCGAAGGCGACAAGACCCTGCGCAGCTTCTACGGCGCCTTCGTACGCGGCAACCTGCCCTTCAAGGACGTCAACGTCTACGCCCTCGCCGGCGGCGGCTACCTGACCAGCCACTTCATCAAGAAGGGTAGCGACAGCGTGAACGACAACCTGAGCACGGTTGCCTACGGAGCCGGCATAGAGCTGTTCGGCGCCCCCAACACCGCCGTCTCGCTCGAATGGGTCCGCTACAACCAGGGCAAGATCAAGGAAGTCAACGGCATCAGCCTGCCCACCAAGGTCGATTCCTCCTTCGACACCTGGACCATCGGCTTCGTGCACCATTTCGGCGCCCCGCGCTTCCGCTAG